The following proteins come from a genomic window of Noviherbaspirillum sp. L7-7A:
- a CDS encoding LysR family transcriptional regulator, with the protein MEINLSARDIRAFLAVAQTLSFSQAAQEMHLSQSALSTLISRLEQAVGTRLFDRTTRAVALTAAGEVLAAQAEQLLSDIERAVVAVRDVAAVRRGRVAIAAMPSLAARIIPKLFRSFSARHPDIRLSVVDTLSEPAFELVREGRVDFALTAANPAYTDLDYVPLTTDNFVLLAAPGHPLAKGRGKVRFADTLPFPHITMSRHTSVRQYVEAAALQHGFGFHPAYEVDHLATIGAMVIEELGVAALPALAADVIGDPGIVRRPLVEPVIRRSIGLVLRREGSLSPAAAAMLAMLKQQLRKPAA; encoded by the coding sequence ATGGAGATAAATCTTTCGGCCCGCGACATCCGCGCCTTCCTTGCCGTGGCCCAGACGCTCAGCTTCAGCCAGGCGGCGCAGGAAATGCACCTGTCGCAGTCGGCCCTGTCGACACTGATCAGCCGGCTGGAACAAGCTGTTGGCACGCGCCTGTTCGACCGCACCACCCGCGCCGTTGCCCTGACGGCGGCCGGGGAGGTGCTCGCCGCGCAGGCCGAGCAGCTGCTGTCGGACATCGAGCGCGCGGTGGTCGCGGTCCGCGATGTGGCGGCGGTGCGGCGCGGCCGGGTGGCAATTGCGGCCATGCCGTCTTTGGCGGCGCGCATCATTCCCAAGCTCTTTCGCAGCTTCAGCGCCAGACATCCGGACATCAGGCTGTCAGTGGTCGACACCCTGTCCGAGCCGGCCTTCGAGCTGGTGCGCGAGGGCCGGGTGGACTTTGCGCTGACGGCGGCCAATCCCGCCTATACCGACCTCGACTATGTGCCGCTGACGACTGACAACTTCGTGCTGCTGGCCGCACCCGGCCACCCGCTGGCCAAGGGTCGCGGCAAGGTGCGCTTTGCCGACACCCTGCCCTTTCCGCATATCACGATGTCGCGCCATACCAGCGTACGCCAGTATGTCGAAGCGGCCGCGCTGCAACATGGCTTCGGATTCCATCCCGCTTATGAAGTGGACCATCTCGCCACCATTGGTGCCATGGTGATCGAGGAACTCGGCGTGGCGGCACTGCCGGCGCTGGCGGCCGACGTGATCGGCGACCCCGGCATCGTGCGCCGTCCGCTGGTGGAGCCGGTGATACGCCGCTCCATCGGCCTGGTGCTGCGCCGCGAGGGCTCGCTGTCGCCGGCCGCGGCGGCCATGTTGGCGATGTTAAAGCAGCAGTTGCGCAAGCCGGCCGCGTAG
- a CDS encoding antibiotic biosynthesis monooxygenase family protein yields MIFERAEIRVKAGEEASFVAAVQAAAPLFQRAKGCVSMQLEQSVEYPDRYTLVVGWQTVEDHTVDFRNSADFQEWRRLAGPYFAEPPQVQHLNTVLQAF; encoded by the coding sequence ATGATTTTCGAGCGGGCAGAGATCAGGGTGAAGGCAGGCGAGGAAGCCAGCTTCGTGGCGGCGGTGCAGGCAGCGGCACCCTTGTTCCAGCGGGCCAAGGGTTGCGTTTCAATGCAACTGGAACAGTCGGTAGAGTATCCGGACAGGTATACGCTGGTGGTCGGCTGGCAGACCGTCGAGGACCATACCGTTGACTTTCGCAACAGTGCCGACTTCCAGGAATGGCGACGCCTCGCCGGCCCCTACTTTGCCGAGCCGCCCCAGGTGCAGCATCTGAACACGGTATTGCAGGCATTCTGA